One genomic region from Metallosphaera tengchongensis encodes:
- the cas4 gene encoding CRISPR-associated protein Cas4, which produces MEGPGVNVTVTDLKDFYLCKAIPWIRRRLGWREPITYSVAMGKEGEVPRLEGAKYEVLLWDPATALVGVVDAITEDRVYEFKRFTRGKVGHFRLQLLAYAYLANRNGYKIREAVLLMNGEERLRIEVNENHLGYVRDLTKKIREELSLDKPPVVYPSKRLCEVCQYKRVCLSTPYY; this is translated from the coding sequence GTGGAGGGACCTGGCGTCAATGTCACCGTGACTGACCTAAAGGACTTCTACCTCTGCAAGGCTATCCCGTGGATCAGGAGGAGGCTAGGGTGGAGGGAGCCGATCACCTACAGCGTGGCCATGGGGAAGGAGGGAGAGGTACCTAGGTTGGAGGGGGCGAAGTACGAGGTCCTCCTGTGGGACCCTGCCACGGCGTTGGTGGGAGTTGTCGACGCCATAACTGAGGACAGGGTCTACGAGTTCAAGAGGTTCACGAGGGGTAAGGTGGGCCACTTCAGGCTCCAGCTCTTGGCTTACGCGTACCTAGCCAACAGGAACGGGTATAAAATAAGGGAAGCAGTGCTACTGATGAACGGTGAGGAGAGGCTAAGGATCGAGGTCAACGAGAACCACTTGGGTTACGTGAGGGACTTGACCAAGAAGATAAGGGAAGAACTGTCTCTTGACAAGCCCCCCGTAGTGTACCCCTCCAAGAGGTTGTGTGAAGTGTGTCAGTACAAGAGGGTGTGCCTGTCCACACCATATTATTGA